In one window of Arctopsyche grandis isolate Sample6627 chromosome 6, ASM5162203v2, whole genome shotgun sequence DNA:
- the MED26 gene encoding mediator complex subunit 26 produces MSAPSPAHHLTARLLQALDSDYNVVDMRAIDEVISMLENINITKELLEATRLGKHVNELRRRTGDEALARRTKSLVKRWRDLVIPEKAVSKPATQPTSAESTPRQSPLANRGISPAVTPSVTPRLCSPQVSAQPTSLSSHKQDGVKPVQHLKRQPLTSPALRNLSPGLRNSQSIRNSSSNFKNASSGQKNISPVKNISPSVRNMSPMMKNVSTGLKNLLPGMTVVSPALRVKSETVWNVTPSKDQYDSDSQDVIFVDDNVDDTRTLGNNSDSLNFRGQAEKSSNKRPRSPVNGGSGEAILADELRREAKKARRETGGRKAKKRRNHTKSENRTVDHSLDHISIGSPFLPISSASTSPALSISGAMRNGLKVPTPPVVSVMIDDLDSRSSASASDSKSKSSRKNGCKKPSIEVDEYSNFIKNKIPTGGRKVKTTKELLEEMQARKTGKILGIQSADRKRAPKEDFLTTYDSQKQMKKDTIILSDIIELNDSNSSSKIEEPVANVKEDKKDIKLETGIKSESEDKPIKFEPVDIILARLPPIDFNWRDEDYIPDCTCTIVYDTPDVDDFKVQSPTIESKKSIFELEDVSKEKEKSVVVPAMQNFEEKVDPNCPVAHVYDNQSKEVGDHQVDALHNFYLADVNGSLCESDRKQTTQLACRTSSWGLRPYYDCSRDLFHNVVPKYNFLDYSLDKCVKNLNNIVLDRYEPVEAVTDTSDWYLNLENEHFEKWKAKNESLKCDDYQSAADSPFSEKSDDQNMDETNEGVHFDSDKHISDSDKSNLNLDRNESNSSHAVKISPETPDEIETEKTDSEKKAELFNFFNFTGYGLLPQSQLIKKTYPNEKLLDEKIYHDVAKSAVHHQPEATVESTFVKVENPEISTDDDDLITYVPKTFKKFTYEDSITLLPLSLSALNSSSQYGCGTDVDLSCVFRTKCVSDDMHHIDDDLSSKEACDLSYSLVQNANVLEMRDVSSTLTKRTRGVFLSDHDEDANCDSDVKKLGVADGLTNSGAFVSDDSAVVETCVKNGCPSWIPGSVPPNSFREWHEPIPRKSHNGETLTILPYVVID; encoded by the exons ATGAGCGCGCCTTCGCCCGCACACCACCTCACCGCTCGGCTGCTGCAGGCGCTCGACTCCGACTACAAT GTCGTTGATATGCGTGCCATTGATGAGGTCATATCGATGTTGGAGAACATCAATATCACAAAAGAGCTGTTGGag GCCACCCGATTAGGTAAACACGTAAACGAGTTGAGGAGACGTACGGGTGATGAAGCTCTCGCTCGTCGAACCAAGTCACTGGTCAAAAGGTGGCGTGATCTAGTCATACCCGAAAAAGCAG TTTCAAAGCCGGCTACTCAGCCGACGAGCGCAGAAAGTACACCCAGACAATCTCCTCTCGCCAATAGGGGTATCAGTCCTGCTGTTACACCATCG GTGACACCTAGATTATGTAGTCCTCAAGTATCGGCTCAACCCACCTCACTGTCTTCTCATAAGCAAG ATGGAGTTAAACCTGTACAACATCTCAAAAGGCAACCTTTGACTTCGCCTGCGCTACGCAATTTATCGCCTGGCTTGAGAAATTCTCAGTCTATACGAAATTCATCGTCGAATTTCAAAAATGCCTCCTCCGGTCAAAAAAATATCTCACCGGTTAAGAACATTTCTCCGAGCGTTCGAAATATGTCGCCGATGATGAAAAATGTGTCTACGGGATTGAAAAATTTGTTGCCGGGTATGACCGTAGTTTCTCCTGCTTTGAGAGTCAAGTCAGAAACCGTTTGGAATGTTACTCCCTCAAAAGATCAATACGATTCTGACTCTCAAGATGTGATATTCGTCGATGATAATGTTGACGATACGAGAACGTTAGGAAATAATAGTGATAGCTTAAATTTTAGAGGACAGGCAGAAAAAA GTTCCAATAAAAGGCCTAGATCGCCAGTAAATGGTGGTTCAGGTGAAGCAATTTTAGCTGATGAATTACGCCGTGAGGCGAAAAAGGCGCGTAGAGAAACTGGCGGCAGAAAGGCTAAAAAGAGaag AAATCATACCAAATCGGAGAACCGCACGGTGGATCATAGCTTGGACCATATTTCAATTGGATCACCATTTCTTCCGATCAGTTCTGCATCCACATCTCCAGCTTTGTCTATCAGTGGTGCCATGCGAAATGGTTTGAAAGTCCCCACACCTCCAGTTGTTTCTGTGATGATAGACGATTTAGACAGTAGATCTTCAGCATCGGCATCAGATTCAAAATCCAAGTCCTCTAGGAAAAATGGTTGTAAGAAGCCATCAATAGAAGTAgacgaatattcaaattttattaaaaataaaataccaacgGGTGGTAGAAAAGTTAAAACAACGAAGGAACTTCTAGAAGAAATGCAAGCTAGGAAAACGGGAAAAATTCTTGGAATTCAATCTGCAGATAGGAAAAGAGCACCCAAAGAAGATTTCTTAACAACATATGATAGTCAAAAGCAGATGAAAAAAGATACCATTATATTATCGGATATAATAGAATTAAATGATTCAAATTCTAGTTCAAAGATAGAAGAACCCGTTGCGAATGTGAAAGAAGATAAAAAAGATATAAAGTTAGAAACTGGTATAAAATCCGAATCAGAAGATAAGCCAATAAAATTTGAACCTGTAGATATAATTTTAGCTCGTTTGCCACCCATCGACTTCAATTGGAGAGATGAAGATTATATTCCAGATTGTACCTGTACTATCGTTTACGACACTCCAGACGTGGACGATTTTAAAGTGCAATCTCCTACCATAGAATCTAAAAAATCTATATTTGAACTGGAAGATGTttcaaaggagaaagaaaaatcCGTAGTTGTGCCAGCCATGCAGAACTTTGAAGAAAAAGTAGATCCAAATTGTCCCGTTGCTCATGTATATGATAACCAGTCGAAAGAAGTCGGCGATCACCAGGTGGATGCTcttcacaatttttatttagccGACGTGAACGGTTCTCTGTGCGAAAGCGACCGCAAACAGACCACACAACTCGCCTGCAGAACGAGCTCTTGGGGACTGCGGCCTTATTACGATTGCTCCCGTGACTTGTTTCATAATGTTGTGCCAAAGTATAACTTTTTAGACTACAGCTTAGACAAATGCgttaaaaatttgaacaatatcGTTCTCGATAGGTACGAGCCGGTTGAGGCCGTCACCGACACCAGCGATTggtatttaaatttagaaaatgaaCATTTTGAAAAGTGGAAAGCAAAAAACGAAAGTCTCAAGTGTGACGATTATCAAAGTGCTGCAGATTCGCCATTCAGTGAAAAGAGTGACGATCAGAACATGGACGAAACCAATGAAGGCGTACATTTCGATAGTGATAAACACATTAGTGATAGTGATAAGAGTAACTTAAATTTAGATAGGAATGAAAGTAATTCTTCACATGCCGTAAAAATTTCGCCAGAAACACCGGACGAAATCGAAACGGAAAAAACCGACTCCGAAAAAAAGGCTGAACTGTTCAACTTCTTCAACTTCACCGGATACGGACTGCTTCCGCAatctcaattaattaaaaagacATATCCCAACGAGAAGCTCTTGGACGAAAAGATTTATCATGACGTCGCCAAGAGCGCTGTTCACCATCAGCCGGAAGCCACCGTCGAGAGCACATTCGTCAAAGTTGAAAATCCTGAAATCAGTACAGACGACGACGACTTGATAACATACGTCCCGAAGACGTTCAAAAAATTCACATACGAGGATAGCATTACCCTTCTACCGTTGAGTTTGTCAGCTTTGAATTCGTCGTCACAGTACGGGTGCGGTACAGACGTGGATCTGTCGTGCGTGTTTAGAACTAAGTGTGTTTCTGACGATATGCATCATATCGATGATGATCTTTCGTCGAAGGAAGCGTGTGATTTATCATATAGTCTAGTGCAAAATGCCAACGTATTAGAAATGAGAGACGTTTCGAGTACGTTAACGAAAAGGACGAGAGGCGTGTTTCTGAGCGACCACGACGAAGACGCCAATTGTGATAGTGACGTTAAGAAGTTGGGCGTTGCCGACGGGCTAACGAACAGCGGTGCCTTTGTGAGTGATGATAGTGCGGTTGTCGAGACGTGCGTGAAGAATGGCTGCCCCTCGTGGATACCGGGCTCGGTGCCACCGAATTCTTTTCGGGAGTGGCACGAGCCCATTCCTCGCAAATCGCACAACGGGGAGACCCTCACCATTCTACCGTATGTGGTCAtagactga